The Clostridium septicum genome contains a region encoding:
- the spoVAC gene encoding stage V sporulation protein AC, with protein MAKKHSAKEQQIVNRFKTITKEAEPKPKIVKNCARAFLVGGAICTIGQIFQFLLLKYGFPEEEVKTLLPIILVFLGALLTGVGIYDKIANFGGAGTVVPITGFANAIVAPAIEFKKEGFVFGVAAKMFTIAGPVLVYGIGSSVIIGIIYYFIKVFM; from the coding sequence ATGGCAAAAAAACACTCAGCTAAAGAGCAACAAATAGTTAATAGATTTAAAACTATTACAAAAGAAGCAGAGCCTAAACCTAAAATAGTAAAGAATTGTGCAAGAGCATTTTTAGTTGGAGGAGCTATTTGTACTATTGGGCAGATTTTTCAATTTCTTTTACTTAAATATGGTTTTCCAGAAGAAGAAGTAAAAACATTATTACCAATAATTTTAGTGTTTTTAGGAGCTTTATTAACTGGGGTTGGTATTTATGATAAAATAGCAAATTTTGGTGGTGCGGGTACGGTAGTTCCTATTACGGGATTTGCTAATGCTATAGTAGCTCCAGCAATTGAGTTTAAAAAGGAAGGATTTGTGTTTGGAGTTGCAGCAAAGATGTTTACAATTGCAGGACCAGTCTTAGTATATGGAATTGGTAGTTCAGTAATTATAGGAATAATATATTATTTTATAAAAGTATTTATGTAA
- the sigF gene encoding RNA polymerase sporulation sigma factor SigF, with amino-acid sequence MENGILRREEYNYDDNSQLIPLAKAGDKEAMDRVIEMNLPLVSSISKKFLNRGYDYEDIFQIGSIGLVKAIKNFDSKFNVKFSTYAVPMIIGEIKRFIRDDGMIKVSRNVKSLARKLHFDKEELTKKLDRDPTIEELSEFSGVDKEEILFAIESSNSLQYLYDTIHQDDGAPVLLIDKLSEKCEEDTDMIDKIALKEALRSLDNKARQIIMLRYFKDKTQVQVAKLLGISQVQVSRIEKKVLVQMRNRLQD; translated from the coding sequence ATGGAGAATGGAATTTTAAGAAGAGAGGAATATAATTATGACGATAACTCACAATTAATACCTCTAGCTAAAGCTGGCGATAAAGAAGCTATGGATAGAGTTATAGAAATGAATTTACCATTAGTATCTTCAATTAGTAAAAAATTTTTAAATAGAGGATATGACTATGAGGATATATTTCAAATAGGCTCTATTGGATTAGTTAAAGCAATCAAAAATTTTGATTCTAAATTTAACGTTAAATTTTCGACTTATGCAGTACCAATGATTATAGGAGAAATAAAAAGGTTCATAAGAGATGATGGAATGATAAAGGTTAGTAGGAATGTAAAAAGCTTAGCTAGAAAATTACATTTCGATAAAGAAGAGTTAACAAAAAAGTTGGATCGGGATCCAACTATTGAAGAGTTGTCAGAGTTTTCTGGTGTAGATAAAGAAGAAATATTATTTGCAATAGAATCTTCAAATAGTTTACAATACCTTTATGATACGATTCACCAAGATGATGGTGCTCCAGTTTTATTAATCGATAAACTAAGTGAAAAATGTGAAGAAGATACAGACATGATTGATAAAATAGCATTAAAGGAAGCTTTAAGAAGTTTAGATAATAAGGCGAGACAAATAATAATGCTTAGATATTTTAAAGATAAGACTCAAGTTCAAGTAGCAAAACTTTTAGGGATAAGTCAAGTTCAAGTATCTAGAATAGAAAAGAAGGTTTTAGTACAAATGAGAAATAGATTACAAGATTGA
- the spoIIAB gene encoding anti-sigma F factor, with product MIDVDNKISIELMSKSENEGFARVAVAAFVSQLDPTVEEITDVKTAVSEAVTNSIIHGYENRKEGIIKIEAYIVGAEVVITIEDSGRGISNVEQAMEPLYTSRPELERSGMGFTVMESFMDSLEVESKEGVGTKVVMKKKFNTVS from the coding sequence ATGATAGATGTAGATAACAAAATAAGTATAGAATTAATGAGTAAATCTGAAAATGAAGGATTTGCAAGGGTTGCAGTAGCTGCGTTTGTATCACAATTAGACCCGACAGTTGAAGAAATAACGGATGTTAAGACGGCAGTTTCAGAAGCGGTAACAAATTCCATAATTCATGGTTACGAAAATAGAAAAGAGGGCATAATAAAAATAGAAGCATATATAGTAGGGGCAGAAGTAGTCATTACAATTGAGGATTCAGGAAGGGGGATAAGTAACGTAGAACAAGCAATGGAACCTCTTTATACATCAAGGCCTGAATTAGAAAGATCAGGTATGGGATTTACAGTTATGGAGTCATTTATGGACAGTTTAGAGGTTGAAAGTAAAGAAGGAGTTGGAACTAAAGTTGTAATGAAGAAAAAATTTAATACGGTAAGTTAG
- the spoIIAA gene encoding anti-sigma F factor antagonist, producing MYLKFDKNMDKLIISLMGELDHHSAEEVRVKIDDRIDRDNIKKVILNFNGVTFMDSSGIGVVIGRLKKMQNREGKLCVADVNRTVNRVFEISGMYKIIDSYCSVDEAMECI from the coding sequence ATGTATTTAAAATTTGATAAAAATATGGACAAACTAATAATAAGCTTAATGGGAGAATTAGATCATCATAGTGCAGAAGAAGTTAGAGTTAAGATAGATGATAGAATAGATAGGGATAACATAAAAAAAGTTATATTAAATTTTAATGGTGTTACATTTATGGATAGTTCAGGAATTGGGGTGGTAATTGGGAGACTGAAGAAAATGCAAAATAGAGAAGGAAAACTTTGTGTTGCAGATGTTAATAGAACTGTAAATAGAGTATTTGAAATTTCAGGTATGTATAAGATTATAGATTCTTATTGTAGTGTAGATGAAGCAATGGAATGCATTTAA
- a CDS encoding AAA family ATPase — MKKELTFKEVKFDIKFKESLQEEEEIPEIKDAYRKIRRSLNINKEGYNLYLIENFSKYKLKELIKYIKEQYKGLKPPKDICYITLEDDKRPEALLVGNGNGKKLKKSVEEIKNSYIDVVEGFYTSSNDDEKDTLIDEIQSKRNDYIEDLMDMAKAEGFEVKVTTKGFAFIPLSSGKIMTEKEYDDLEKVKKEEIVTKASLLKRKAEGILEKLKDIEVTSIKKLKSMFYDFLQNEMEDIKDEILLEFIEDDNIYEYLERMFVEIENDIVGCYTMSIEDDEEELYRAINKYEVRVLVDNSLNTSPVVIYEDDPSINNLMGNIEYENKNGIYTTDISLINPGSIIKANEGCLIIRVSSLATNPYSYYYLKKFLMTGKLNYEFSKGYPEIMPINGLKPSPIELNVKVILIGDYETYDTLYNADEDFRKLFSLRAEFDNIINITENTNLYIKNYIKEKIKENDLMNVEDEGIREVLKYLSRKASNRNKINVDDYDIEKLMILSNDLAKEKNSNIITKQDIIEIAYEEERMEKEFSKMYKENKILISITGKKIGAINALAVLDTGYNSFGKPMRITCVAYKGSGKIVDIHKESNLSGKIHGKSINILTGLLNNILDPYKTLPVDFHLSFEQIYGLIEGDSASVAEAVCILSAISKRSIRQNIAITGSLNQFGEVQAIGGVNEKIEGFYKICRLLNDENGKGVIIPNSNKDELILIPEVEDAIENGKFHIYTMENLDDAIETMILDDGETIDEFFESIKEEIKKYENIDSNE; from the coding sequence ATGAAGAAAGAATTAACTTTTAAAGAAGTAAAATTTGATATTAAGTTTAAAGAAAGTTTACAAGAGGAAGAGGAAATCCCAGAAATAAAAGATGCTTATAGAAAAATTAGAAGGTCATTAAATATAAATAAAGAAGGATATAATTTATATTTAATAGAAAACTTTTCAAAGTATAAGCTAAAAGAACTTATAAAGTATATAAAGGAGCAGTATAAGGGATTAAAACCTCCAAAAGATATTTGCTATATTACATTAGAAGATGATAAAAGACCAGAGGCACTTTTGGTTGGTAATGGTAATGGAAAGAAATTGAAAAAATCAGTTGAAGAAATAAAAAATTCATACATTGATGTAGTAGAGGGATTTTATACTAGTTCAAATGATGATGAAAAAGATACTTTAATAGATGAAATTCAAAGTAAAAGGAATGACTATATTGAAGATCTTATGGATATGGCAAAGGCTGAAGGGTTTGAGGTAAAAGTTACAACGAAGGGATTTGCATTTATACCATTAAGTTCTGGAAAGATAATGACTGAAAAAGAGTATGATGATTTAGAGAAAGTAAAAAAAGAAGAAATAGTGACAAAAGCTTCATTATTAAAAAGGAAAGCAGAGGGAATATTAGAAAAGCTAAAAGATATAGAAGTAACATCAATTAAAAAATTAAAAAGTATGTTTTATGATTTTCTACAAAATGAAATGGAAGATATAAAGGATGAAATATTACTTGAATTTATAGAGGATGATAATATATATGAATATTTAGAAAGAATGTTTGTAGAAATAGAAAATGATATAGTAGGATGTTATACCATGAGTATAGAAGATGATGAGGAAGAACTATATAGAGCAATAAACAAATATGAAGTTAGAGTTTTAGTAGATAATAGCTTGAATACTAGTCCAGTTGTTATTTATGAGGATGATCCAAGTATAAATAACCTTATGGGGAATATAGAATATGAGAATAAAAACGGAATTTATACTACGGATATATCATTAATTAATCCAGGATCTATAATAAAAGCAAACGAAGGTTGTTTAATTATAAGAGTAAGTTCATTAGCAACTAATCCTTATAGTTATTATTATTTGAAGAAGTTTTTAATGACAGGTAAATTAAATTATGAATTTTCAAAAGGATATCCAGAAATAATGCCTATAAATGGTTTAAAACCTAGTCCTATAGAGTTGAATGTTAAAGTGATTTTAATTGGAGATTACGAAACTTATGATACTTTATATAATGCAGATGAAGATTTTAGAAAACTATTTTCTTTAAGAGCTGAATTTGATAATATAATTAATATTACAGAAAACACCAATTTATATATAAAAAATTATATTAAAGAGAAAATTAAAGAAAATGATCTTATGAATGTAGAGGATGAAGGAATACGAGAAGTATTAAAATATTTATCAAGAAAAGCTAGCAATAGAAATAAAATAAATGTAGATGATTATGATATAGAAAAATTAATGATTTTATCAAATGACTTAGCAAAAGAAAAAAATTCTAATATAATAACTAAACAGGATATAATTGAAATAGCATATGAAGAAGAGAGGATGGAAAAAGAATTTTCTAAAATGTATAAAGAAAACAAAATTTTAATCTCTATAACAGGAAAAAAAATTGGAGCTATAAATGCACTAGCTGTTTTAGATACGGGCTATAACTCTTTTGGAAAACCAATGAGAATAACCTGTGTAGCCTATAAAGGATCTGGAAAGATAGTAGACATTCATAAAGAAAGTAATTTAAGTGGTAAAATTCATGGAAAATCAATAAATATTCTAACTGGATTATTAAACAATATATTAGATCCATATAAAACATTGCCAGTTGATTTTCATTTAAGCTTTGAGCAAATTTATGGATTAATAGAAGGGGATAGTGCATCAGTAGCAGAGGCTGTATGTATTTTATCAGCAATAAGCAAACGATCTATAAGACAAAATATAGCAATAACGGGATCTTTAAATCAATTTGGTGAAGTTCAGGCTATAGGTGGAGTAAATGAAAAGATAGAAGGGTTTTATAAAATATGTAGATTGTTGAATGATGAAAATGGTAAAGGGGTTATTATTCCCAATAGTAACAAAGATGAATTAATATTAATACCAGAAGTTGAAGATGCCATAGAAAATGGAAAATTCCATATATATACTATGGAAAATTTAGATGATGCAATAGAAACAATGATACTTGACGATGGAGAAACAATAGATGAATTTTTTGAAAGTATAAAAGAAGAAATTAAAAAATATGAAAATATAGATTCAAATGAGTAA
- the deoC gene encoding deoxyribose-phosphate aldolase has translation MNKQDLARMIDHTLLKAEATEAQVEELCKEALEYKFASVCINPGMVKKAAEMLAGSEVKVCTVIGFPLGATTTAVKAFETEDAIKNGATEVDMVINIGKLKERDLEYVKNDIKAVVDAAKGKALSKVIIETCLLTDEEKVIACKLSKEVGADFVKTSTGFSTGGATAADIKLMRETVGPEMGVKASGAVRSQEDAMTMIENGATRIGASASIAICEGKVSNSNY, from the coding sequence ATGAATAAACAAGATTTAGCAAGAATGATTGATCACACATTATTAAAGGCAGAAGCAACAGAAGCTCAAGTAGAAGAGTTATGTAAGGAAGCATTAGAATATAAATTTGCTTCAGTATGTATTAATCCAGGAATGGTTAAAAAAGCAGCAGAAATGTTAGCTGGAAGTGAAGTAAAGGTTTGTACAGTTATAGGATTTCCTTTAGGAGCAACAACTACAGCTGTTAAAGCTTTTGAAACTGAAGATGCAATAAAAAATGGAGCAACTGAAGTTGATATGGTTATTAACATAGGAAAGCTTAAGGAAAGAGATTTAGAATATGTTAAAAATGATATAAAGGCAGTTGTTGATGCAGCTAAAGGAAAAGCTTTAAGTAAAGTTATAATAGAAACTTGTCTATTAACTGATGAAGAAAAAGTTATAGCTTGCAAATTATCAAAAGAAGTAGGAGCCGATTTTGTTAAGACTTCAACTGGATTCTCAACAGGTGGAGCTACTGCAGCTGATATTAAATTAATGAGAGAAACTGTAGGACCAGAAATGGGAGTTAAAGCATCAGGAGCGGTTAGAAGCCAAGAAGATGCGATGACTATGATAGAAAATGGAGCAACTAGAATAGGAGCATCAGCTTCAATTGCTATTTGTGAAGGAAAAGTTTCAAATTCAAATTACTAA
- a CDS encoding DNA polymerase IV yields the protein MNKIILHVDMDAFFAAVEQMDNPNLKGMPVIVGGISERGVVSTCSYEARKYGVHSGMPIFIAQKLCPHGIYLKSRYYRYKEISNKIFEIFREVTELVEPLSIDEAYLDVTNSYFKNGLEAAKYIKKRVYRELSLTLSIGISYNKFLAKLASDWNKPSGVKIITKEMIPKILFPLSISKIYGLGSKSVKKLNDMGFFTIGELYEMPINFYVEYLGKNGLDIYYRIRGIDNREISVCRDRKSYGKERTLKTDTNDKEELLLYLKEFSLFISKELKSKNIKGKTITIKYKTRNFESHTRSRTLNYYTNDYDDFFKISSEIIELETFKDRIRLIGMTISSFMESSEEQLSIFK from the coding sequence ATGAACAAAATAATTTTACATGTTGACATGGATGCTTTTTTTGCAGCAGTGGAGCAAATGGACAATCCTAATTTAAAGGGTATGCCTGTTATAGTAGGTGGAATTAGTGAACGTGGTGTTGTATCAACATGTTCTTATGAAGCAAGAAAGTATGGAGTTCATTCAGGTATGCCTATATTTATAGCACAAAAACTATGCCCTCATGGGATTTATTTAAAATCCAGATACTATAGATATAAGGAAATTTCTAATAAAATATTTGAAATTTTTAGAGAAGTAACTGAGTTAGTTGAGCCATTATCTATTGATGAGGCTTACTTAGATGTTACTAATAGTTATTTTAAAAATGGTTTAGAAGCTGCAAAGTATATTAAAAAAAGAGTTTATAGAGAATTAAGCTTAACTTTATCTATAGGAATATCATATAATAAATTTTTAGCAAAATTAGCATCAGATTGGAATAAACCAAGTGGAGTAAAAATAATAACTAAAGAAATGATTCCTAAAATTTTATTTCCATTGTCTATATCTAAAATTTATGGGCTAGGATCAAAATCTGTTAAAAAATTAAATGATATGGGATTTTTTACTATAGGTGAGTTATATGAAATGCCTATTAATTTTTATGTAGAGTATTTAGGTAAAAATGGGTTAGATATATATTATAGAATAAGAGGTATAGACAATAGAGAAATTAGTGTTTGTAGAGATAGAAAGTCTTATGGTAAGGAAAGAACCTTAAAAACAGATACTAATGACAAAGAAGAATTATTGTTATATCTTAAAGAATTTTCTTTATTTATTAGTAAAGAGTTAAAAAGTAAAAATATCAAAGGTAAAACTATTACAATTAAATATAAAACAAGGAATTTTGAAAGTCATACTAGAAGTAGAACATTAAATTATTATACTAATGATTATGATGATTTTTTTAAAATAAGTAGTGAAATAATAGAATTAGAAACTTTTAAGGACAGAATAAGGCTAATTGGAATGACTATCTCATCATTTATGGAAAGTTCGGAGGAACAATTAAGTATATTTAAATAA
- a CDS encoding DUF4003 family protein, translating into MEKILQDRIQLTIKNYREAKDSLRNDGDLLNHFASLVYAHYEKEIPVERVKEIRKYIKATSSRVSPFRGDILYMLSLLIALEEGKEKELVNNIYDIMNLLIEEGFKECDHLVLASFVVAKYGRNKDKYEIIRKIKDVYIILKEKYYNITQEDDYLVCALWALNDIDVQTIDEFIEVVYDQMSSLQIKSKNGIQGLGNAIILNGSSGDMYRTIEFILQLEKRDLKIAQQFLPVLGVVSNLTPRKNVEIVEGVIDSLCEEEAEYEYYMDKGFRTIIAISIVAFCMVSEKRRYMDELLAHGVYCFIQSKNKGIFAEVLA; encoded by the coding sequence ATGGAAAAAATTCTCCAAGACAGAATACAGTTGACAATTAAAAATTATAGAGAAGCAAAGGATAGTTTAAGAAATGATGGTGACTTATTAAATCATTTTGCGTCATTAGTTTATGCACATTATGAAAAAGAAATACCTGTTGAGAGAGTAAAAGAAATACGAAAATATATAAAAGCTACATCTTCAAGAGTATCACCTTTTAGAGGAGATATATTATATATGTTGTCATTGCTTATAGCATTAGAAGAGGGAAAAGAAAAAGAATTAGTTAATAATATTTACGATATAATGAATTTGCTTATAGAAGAAGGATTTAAAGAGTGTGATCATTTAGTATTGGCATCATTTGTTGTTGCAAAGTATGGAAGAAATAAAGACAAATATGAAATTATTAGAAAAATTAAAGATGTTTATATTATATTAAAAGAGAAATACTATAATATAACTCAAGAAGATGATTATTTAGTTTGTGCTTTATGGGCATTAAATGATATTGATGTACAAACTATAGATGAATTTATTGAAGTTGTTTATGATCAAATGTCATCTTTACAAATTAAATCTAAAAATGGAATACAAGGTTTAGGCAATGCTATTATACTAAATGGATCATCTGGTGATATGTATAGAACTATTGAGTTTATACTTCAATTAGAAAAAAGGGATTTAAAAATTGCACAGCAATTTTTACCCGTTTTAGGAGTAGTATCTAATTTAACTCCAAGAAAAAATGTAGAAATAGTAGAAGGTGTTATAGATTCACTTTGTGAAGAAGAAGCAGAATATGAATATTATATGGATAAAGGCTTTAGAACTATAATTGCAATTTCAATAGTTGCTTTTTGTATGGTTTCTGAGAAAAGAAGATATATGGATGAGTTATTAGCTCATGGTGTATATTGCTTTATACAGTCAAAGAATAAGGGAATATTTGCCGAAGTATTAGCTTAG
- the nadA gene encoding quinolinate synthase NadA, whose amino-acid sequence MDLKKEILKLKKEKNALILAHFYQSDEIQEIADIVGDSYFLSKKALESNADLIVFCGVKFMAESSKILSPNKKILIPNNDATCPMADIGLLNKLNELKLKNPNAKVVTYINSNIDIKANSDVCVTSSSAKDILDNISEKDTIFIPDRNLGSYLQEKCPNKNFILYQGFCPTHERIDVDEVLELKSKYPKFEVLSHPECRKKVRAQSYFIGSTSEIINYSVTSNSDGFIVLTEEGVLYQMKLNSPNKIFISPENKIICPNMKMITLQDLYNCILKEEFEINLNEYTRLKALKSLKNMHILSNK is encoded by the coding sequence ATGGACCTAAAAAAAGAAATTCTAAAGCTAAAAAAAGAAAAAAATGCTCTTATTTTAGCCCACTTTTATCAATCTGATGAAATACAGGAAATAGCAGATATAGTTGGTGATTCTTATTTCTTAAGTAAAAAGGCCTTAGAATCCAATGCTGATTTGATAGTTTTTTGTGGTGTAAAATTTATGGCTGAAAGTTCTAAGATACTTTCTCCAAATAAAAAAATTCTTATTCCTAATAATGATGCAACTTGCCCTATGGCTGATATAGGCCTTTTAAATAAACTTAATGAACTAAAACTAAAAAATCCTAATGCAAAAGTAGTTACTTATATAAATTCTAATATAGATATAAAAGCAAATTCCGATGTATGTGTAACATCCTCATCAGCAAAAGACATTCTAGATAATATTTCTGAAAAAGATACTATCTTTATTCCTGATAGAAATCTTGGGTCATACCTTCAGGAAAAGTGCCCTAATAAAAATTTTATTTTATACCAAGGCTTCTGTCCTACTCATGAAAGAATAGATGTTGATGAGGTTCTTGAATTAAAATCAAAATATCCTAAATTTGAAGTTCTTTCTCATCCTGAATGTAGAAAAAAAGTAAGGGCTCAATCTTATTTTATTGGAAGTACCTCTGAAATTATAAATTATAGTGTAACTTCTAATTCAGATGGCTTTATAGTTCTTACAGAAGAAGGAGTTTTATATCAAATGAAACTTAATAGTCCTAATAAAATATTTATATCACCTGAAAATAAGATAATTTGTCCTAATATGAAAATGATAACCTTACAAGATCTTTATAACTGCATATTAAAAGAAGAGTTTGAAATTAATTTAAATGAATATACTAGATTAAAAGCTTTAAAATCTCTTAAAAATATGCATATTCTTTCAAATAAATAA